The Anaerolineae bacterium genome includes a window with the following:
- a CDS encoding ATPase has protein sequence MERVKTGIAGLDEMLHGGFLPLTANVVEGAPGTGKTTLGMQFIYSGIVQYNEPGIILTFEEFPQQYYRDAASFGWDFRSLEAEGKLRVIMTSPEVTRRDLESMGGIIESMAEEIGAKRILVDSLSHFERLTRDPIELRSLQYSFINALKREGLTAVITHETPTLFGQTTEGDMNLAFVADSYILLRYVEIDSAVHKALLVLKLRGSDHAKDIRRFEITPRGIEVQSKFEGREGIMSGSPRRMAEYFEQAFVKR, from the coding sequence ATGGAACGGGTGAAAACGGGAATTGCCGGCCTGGATGAGATGCTGCATGGTGGGTTCCTCCCGCTCACGGCCAACGTGGTGGAAGGCGCCCCGGGCACGGGCAAGACCACTCTGGGGATGCAGTTCATTTATTCGGGCATCGTCCAGTACAATGAGCCGGGCATTATCCTCACCTTTGAGGAGTTCCCCCAACAATATTACCGCGACGCGGCTTCGTTCGGGTGGGATTTCCGCTCCTTGGAGGCCGAGGGCAAACTGCGGGTCATCATGACCAGCCCGGAGGTCACCCGCCGCGACCTGGAGAGCATGGGGGGCATCATCGAGTCCATGGCGGAAGAGATCGGGGCTAAGCGCATCCTGGTGGACAGCCTCTCCCATTTCGAGCGCCTGACGCGAGACCCGATTGAACTGCGCTCCCTCCAGTACAGCTTCATCAACGCGCTGAAGCGGGAAGGGCTGACCGCGGTCATCACCCACGAAACCCCGACGCTGTTCGGCCAGACCACGGAAGGGGATATGAATCTGGCCTTTGTGGCGGATTCGTACATTCTCCTGCGCTATGTGGAGATTGATAGCGCCGTGCACAAAGCCCTGCTGGTGCTGAAACTGCGCGGCAGTGATCATGCCAAGGATATCCGCCGCTTTGAGATTACCCCGCGCGGCATTGAGGTGCAGTCCAAGTTCGAGGGGCGGGAGGGCATCATGAGCGGCAGTCCGCGCCGCATGGCGGAGTATTTCGAGCAGGCATTTGTCAAGCGCTGA